In bacterium, one genomic interval encodes:
- a CDS encoding MFS transporter, with translation MQENVVQANKWKFFTVGAVGTFMATFDGSILNVALPTITSDFQTDVGTVAWTVLAYSLTLISLMMIFGAWTEVKGYSYSYKFGYYFFLIGSVLCALSNSIEMLIFARVVQAVGTAMFAAIGPGMVAQVFPPNERGKGLGLHVMMVAGGFMFGAPIGGLLLTYLSWHWIFLINIPIGLFGLSLVYRYFKILPPHESTRKLHFPGAVAISLSLVTGVFMLTQLKEHPVTDITVWGLAIVSVVAFLFWLKSESNPATALIGLDLFKQNKTFTYSLASASAHFTGTSGIFVLIPFYLENIRGFEPKEVGMFLIILPILMFILSPLAGKLSDKIGFRLLTTAGMLITCVGLYLLTGLEPDSTTLYIVSAIMVIGVGIGFFGTPNSSAMMGAVSERQRAVASGILATNRNIGMSVGIALSTSLFTYLQRVNAGAGSEEAIFLLSYRPVIYVGIVLCLFGTIFCLFRGNRTSA, from the coding sequence ATGCAGGAAAATGTCGTCCAGGCCAACAAATGGAAGTTCTTCACTGTCGGGGCAGTGGGGACATTCATGGCCACGTTTGATGGTTCAATATTAAACGTCGCCCTCCCCACCATTACCTCCGATTTCCAGACCGATGTCGGCACGGTCGCCTGGACTGTCCTCGCCTATTCGCTCACCCTTATCTCCCTGATGATGATCTTTGGCGCCTGGACCGAGGTCAAAGGGTATAGCTACTCTTATAAGTTTGGCTATTATTTCTTTCTGATTGGGTCCGTGTTATGTGCCCTCAGTAACTCGATTGAGATGCTGATTTTTGCCCGGGTCGTTCAGGCGGTTGGCACCGCCATGTTCGCGGCCATCGGCCCCGGCATGGTGGCCCAGGTCTTTCCGCCAAATGAACGGGGGAAAGGGCTGGGTTTGCATGTCATGATGGTGGCCGGCGGCTTTATGTTTGGCGCCCCGATCGGCGGACTCCTGCTGACCTATCTTTCCTGGCACTGGATATTTCTGATTAATATCCCGATCGGCCTCTTCGGCCTGTCGCTGGTTTATCGCTATTTCAAGATCCTCCCGCCGCATGAATCCACGCGGAAACTGCATTTTCCGGGTGCGGTTGCGATCTCACTCAGCCTGGTCACCGGCGTATTCATGCTGACGCAACTGAAGGAACATCCGGTCACGGATATCACCGTCTGGGGATTGGCCATCGTGTCGGTAGTGGCGTTTCTGTTCTGGCTCAAGTCAGAGTCAAATCCGGCAACCGCGCTGATCGGCCTGGATCTGTTTAAGCAGAACAAGACATTTACGTATTCACTCGCCTCGGCCTCGGCTCATTTTACCGGGACCTCGGGTATCTTTGTTTTGATTCCGTTTTATCTCGAGAATATCCGCGGCTTTGAGCCGAAAGAGGTCGGCATGTTCCTCATTATCCTGCCGATCCTGATGTTCATTCTCTCGCCGCTGGCAGGGAAACTTTCCGACAAGATCGGCTTCCGCTTGCTGACCACGGCCGGGATGCTGATCACCTGTGTTGGCCTTTATTTGCTTACCGGGTTGGAGCCGGATTCCACCACGCTGTACATTGTCTCGGCGATCATGGTGATCGGGGTGGGGATAGGCTTTTTCGGCACCCCTAATTCATCCGCCATGATGGGGGCTGTCTCCGAGCGCCAGCGGGCGGTCGCCTCCGGGATACTGGCAACCAACCGGAATATCGGGATGTCGGTCGGAATCGCGCTTTCGACCTCGCTTTTCACCTATCTCCAGCGGGTTAATGCCGGGGCGGGGTCCGAAGAAGCGATATTTCTCCTCAGTTACCGTCCGGTCATCTATGTTGGGATCGTTTTATGCCTTTTTGGGACGATTTTCTGCCTCTTCCGGGGAAATCGGACCTCCGCATAA
- the deoC gene encoding deoxyribose-phosphate aldolase, translating to MVLDSILRELNRRIEQAALHSEVTEEGIERLCAEAIEYDLYAVVVNPAWVANASKRLMDSRVRLVSVVGFPLGANRTDIKVAEAVEAVLDGAHEIDMVANIGWLVANRFAEVEAEIRKVRRQIPADIVLKVIIEAGKLSDQQQSEATKAVVLGGAQFVKTSTGFFGGATVDQVNRLVASSAGQIEVKASGGIKTVADCEKLLAAGATRLGTSSGPAILRELKQLSQ from the coding sequence ATGGTACTCGACTCTATCTTGCGTGAGTTGAATCGGCGCATCGAACAGGCGGCACTCCATTCAGAGGTTACAGAGGAAGGGATCGAACGCCTGTGCGCTGAAGCGATCGAATATGATCTGTATGCGGTGGTGGTCAATCCGGCGTGGGTGGCGAATGCATCCAAGCGGCTAATGGACAGCCGGGTCAGACTGGTATCGGTGGTCGGGTTTCCGCTTGGGGCAAATCGAACCGATATCAAGGTCGCTGAGGCGGTCGAAGCGGTTCTGGATGGCGCACACGAGATCGACATGGTCGCAAATATCGGCTGGCTGGTGGCAAATCGATTTGCGGAGGTTGAGGCGGAGATTCGGAAGGTTCGCCGTCAGATCCCCGCAGATATCGTACTCAAAGTGATCATTGAGGCAGGTAAACTGTCCGATCAACAGCAGAGCGAAGCTACCAAGGCAGTAGTACTCGGCGGGGCGCAATTCGTGAAGACTTCGACTGGATTTTTCGGCGGAGCGACAGTCGATCAGGTAAACCGGCTGGTCGCAAGTTCGGCGGGACAGATCGAGGTGAAGGCCTCGGGTGGGATCAAGACGGTCGCCGATTGTGAGAAATTGCTGGCCGCCGGCGCGACGCGCCTGGGGACCTCCTCCGGACCAGCCATACTTCGAGAACTCAAGCAGTTATCTCAATAG
- the cysK gene encoding cysteine synthase A: protein MRFDSIIGAIGRTPLVRLNRIPYPGSATVYAKMESHNPGGSVKDRIGISMIDAAERDGSLKPGMTIIEPTSGNTGIALAMVAAAKGYKCIITMPDSMSIERRAVMRHFGAELVLTPAAEGIKGSIKKAEEILALGNGFMPMQFNNKSNPAIHASTTGPEIIEDLGNIHLDAFVVGVGTGGTISGAGAVLRKKYGAKIIAVEPQASPVLSGGTHTPHPIQGIGAGFIADNYDKDVVDEIVQVPTDDAFETARSLARKEGILAGTSSGAIVWAALQVAKRLGPGKTVVTFVCDTGERYLSTKLFEESNPPAN from the coding sequence ATGAGATTCGACAGCATTATCGGGGCGATCGGACGGACCCCCCTCGTTCGCTTGAACCGCATTCCATACCCCGGCTCTGCGACTGTGTATGCCAAGATGGAGAGCCACAATCCCGGCGGATCAGTCAAGGACCGTATCGGGATTTCCATGATTGACGCAGCCGAACGGGACGGTAGCCTGAAGCCAGGCATGACGATCATTGAGCCAACCTCCGGAAATACCGGCATTGCCCTCGCGATGGTGGCGGCTGCCAAAGGATACAAGTGCATTATTACGATGCCTGACTCAATGTCAATAGAGCGCCGCGCGGTGATGCGTCACTTTGGCGCCGAGTTGGTGCTCACGCCTGCGGCGGAAGGGATCAAAGGGTCGATCAAAAAGGCCGAAGAGATTCTCGCACTCGGCAATGGCTTTATGCCGATGCAATTCAATAACAAGTCCAATCCGGCGATTCATGCTTCGACCACCGGGCCGGAGATAATCGAAGATCTCGGCAATATCCATCTTGATGCTTTTGTGGTTGGAGTCGGGACTGGCGGGACAATTTCCGGCGCAGGTGCAGTGCTGAGGAAGAAATATGGTGCAAAGATCATAGCGGTTGAACCACAGGCCTCCCCAGTGCTGTCCGGCGGGACACATACGCCGCACCCAATTCAGGGGATCGGCGCTGGATTCATCGCGGACAACTATGATAAAGACGTGGTTGATGAAATTGTCCAGGTGCCGACCGATGATGCTTTCGAAACTGCCAGATCGCTTGCCCGCAAGGAAGGAATTCTGGCAGGGACATCGTCAGGAGCGATTGTCTGGGCCGCTCTGCAGGTGGCAAAACGACTTGGGCCGGGGAAAACGGTGGTGACATTTGTCTGCGACACCGGCGAACGGTATCTCTCCACCAAGTTGTTTGAGGAGTCAAATCCGCCGGCCAATTAG
- a CDS encoding PQQ-dependent sugar dehydrogenase: protein MHTSRRLLLILAGFLALFTLTEATEAATPLTTTPVVSGLNQPLFLTYAPGDTTRLFVIERAGLIRLIKNGVLQSTPFMNCSTLVRRTGGEQGLLGLAFHPDYATNRYFYLNYTRVSDGATVVARFQRSATSQDSGLVASQDTLFTVAQPFSNHNGGMMAFGPDGYLYIGLGDGGSGGDPGNRAQDSTNLLGKILRIDVNTVSGYTIPPSNPFVGQPGWREEIWALGVRNPWRFSFDRTTGDMYVGDVGQGNWEEVNFEGASSSGGLNYGWRLKEGDHCHNPSTGCESLTGLTDPFTEYSHSEGCSVTGGYVYRGCAIPDLTGTYFYGDYCQGTIWSLNYDGTTVTNFQDRSTELDLGSIQISSFGEDWNGELYIVHYGGTIYKIVPDGVPSACTSGPCCVGTTGNVNVVGAIDLSDLSLLISYLTVTPRPALPCPEEANINGLGTIDLTDLSTLIAFLLTGSGTFPSCP from the coding sequence ATGCACACAAGCCGACGACTACTCCTGATACTGGCTGGCTTTCTAGCTTTGTTCACCCTGACTGAGGCGACCGAGGCAGCCACGCCGTTGACAACCACTCCGGTGGTCAGTGGTCTGAATCAGCCGCTCTTCCTGACGTATGCACCTGGTGACACTACACGGCTTTTTGTGATTGAGCGGGCCGGGTTGATCCGCCTGATAAAAAACGGTGTTCTCCAGTCGACCCCGTTCATGAACTGCAGTACGCTGGTTCGTCGCACTGGCGGCGAGCAGGGGTTGCTTGGGTTGGCGTTTCATCCAGATTACGCCACCAATCGCTATTTCTACCTTAACTATACTCGTGTGTCGGACGGCGCTACCGTCGTTGCACGATTTCAGCGGTCAGCCACCAGCCAGGATTCGGGTTTGGTCGCATCGCAGGATACTCTTTTCACCGTGGCACAGCCGTTCTCCAATCACAATGGCGGCATGATGGCATTTGGCCCGGATGGTTACCTCTACATTGGATTGGGCGATGGCGGCTCCGGCGGCGACCCCGGCAATCGCGCGCAAGACAGCACGAATTTGTTGGGGAAAATTCTGCGTATCGATGTCAACACTGTGAGCGGCTATACGATCCCGCCGAGTAATCCCTTTGTCGGACAGCCCGGATGGCGCGAAGAGATATGGGCGCTTGGTGTGCGCAATCCGTGGCGGTTTAGCTTTGACCGGACGACCGGCGATATGTATGTCGGCGATGTCGGCCAGGGGAATTGGGAAGAAGTGAATTTCGAAGGTGCATCCTCTTCGGGCGGTCTCAACTACGGCTGGCGACTGAAAGAAGGGGACCACTGCCATAACCCATCGACAGGATGCGAATCACTCACCGGGCTGACCGATCCGTTTACTGAATATTCCCACTCCGAAGGTTGCTCCGTCACCGGTGGATATGTCTATCGCGGATGCGCTATCCCCGATCTGACCGGCACATATTTCTATGGCGACTATTGCCAGGGGACGATCTGGAGCCTCAATTATGATGGCACAACCGTGACCAACTTCCAGGATCGTAGCACCGAACTTGATTTAGGTTCAATTCAGATCAGTTCATTCGGCGAAGACTGGAATGGCGAACTCTACATAGTCCATTACGGTGGTACTATCTACAAAATCGTCCCCGATGGGGTACCATCGGCATGTACATCCGGTCCCTGCTGTGTGGGCACGACCGGCAATGTCAATGTGGTCGGCGCAATCGACCTCTCTGACCTGTCGCTCCTCATTTCGTATCTGACCGTGACTCCCCGTCCGGCTCTCCCCTGCCCGGAAGAGGCGAATATCAATGGGCTGGGGACAATTGACCTGACCGATCTTAGCACGTTGATAGCCTTTCTGTTGACCGGGTCCGGTACTTTCCCGAGCTGTCCCTGA
- a CDS encoding WYL domain-containing protein, whose product MSTPALHQKLIGDRSLVAFDTETTGLWAVSDRLVEIGAVKFRLGENPTATFQELINPEREIPPDAIAVHHINNSMVLNAPKAAEVLGRFVEFIGDAVLVAHNAPFDISFVGVELDRARLTIPDNPVLDTVDIFHRLFPGAPSYSLLSLISAFKIAQNQEHRALSDALHVRSLMEEAAVRLADLPDPVAVYQTFGRHSLQEWRAKEIDLPAEFTDLTIAIEQKLAIEILYATENGIPQKRIIHPKQIQAKRSLYYIIAYCQTAQAERTFRLDRIQSFQLIDS is encoded by the coding sequence ATGTCCACCCCTGCGTTACACCAGAAGCTGATCGGCGACCGATCGCTTGTCGCTTTCGATACCGAAACTACCGGCCTTTGGGCGGTTTCGGATCGACTTGTCGAGATCGGCGCAGTCAAGTTCAGGCTGGGTGAAAACCCAACCGCAACCTTCCAGGAATTGATCAACCCCGAGCGAGAAATCCCACCCGACGCGATCGCGGTCCACCATATTAACAACAGCATGGTGCTGAATGCCCCCAAGGCGGCCGAGGTTCTTGGACGCTTTGTCGAGTTTATTGGCGATGCCGTACTCGTCGCGCACAATGCGCCGTTTGATATTTCATTTGTTGGAGTGGAGCTGGACCGTGCGCGCCTGACGATCCCGGACAATCCGGTGCTTGATACTGTCGACATCTTCCATCGGCTATTCCCCGGGGCGCCGTCATATTCGCTCCTGTCATTGATCTCAGCGTTCAAAATCGCGCAAAATCAGGAACATCGGGCGTTATCCGATGCCCTTCATGTGCGCTCGCTGATGGAAGAAGCCGCAGTCAGATTGGCTGATCTCCCCGATCCTGTCGCAGTTTATCAGACATTCGGTCGCCATTCGCTGCAGGAATGGCGAGCCAAAGAGATAGACCTGCCGGCAGAGTTCACCGATCTGACAATCGCGATCGAACAGAAGCTGGCGATTGAAATACTGTATGCGACAGAGAATGGTATCCCCCAGAAACGAATTATCCATCCCAAACAGATACAAGCCAAGCGGTCGCTCTATTACATTATCGCCTATTGCCAGACCGCCCAAGCAGAACGGACATTCCGGCTTGACCGGATCCAGAGTTTCCAACTGATCGACAGCTAA
- the cysE gene encoding serine O-acetyltransferase — translation MIAIVEDIRAIFRNDPAAKNIEFLLYPGFHAITAHRFIHLLYKLHLPFIPRLLSQLVRFLTGLEIHPGATIGKGFFVDHGMGVVIGETTIIGENCQLFHNVTLGGTGKHIGKRHPTLGNNVTIGTGAILLGPIHVGNDVKIGANSFVVMRDVPSNTTVAGTPARIIKRHDRFVDEELPKTVERIEAA, via the coding sequence ATGATAGCGATAGTCGAAGATATACGGGCGATCTTCCGCAATGATCCGGCGGCGAAGAATATCGAGTTCCTCCTCTACCCCGGGTTTCACGCGATCACGGCGCATCGGTTTATCCATCTGCTCTACAAGCTGCATCTGCCGTTCATTCCGCGGTTGTTGTCGCAACTGGTGCGGTTTCTGACCGGGCTGGAGATACACCCGGGGGCGACGATCGGTAAAGGCTTTTTTGTCGACCACGGGATGGGAGTGGTGATCGGTGAAACGACCATCATTGGCGAAAACTGCCAGCTCTTTCATAATGTCACGCTCGGCGGGACAGGGAAACATATCGGAAAACGTCACCCGACGCTTGGCAACAACGTGACTATCGGGACCGGCGCCATTTTGCTTGGGCCGATCCATGTCGGGAATGATGTCAAGATCGGCGCAAACAGTTTTGTGGTAATGCGCGATGTACCATCGAATACAACGGTGGCGGGGACACCGGCGAGGATAATCAAACGCCACGACAGGTTCGTGGATGAAGAGCTACCGAAAACGGTAGAGCGAATTGAGGCGGCTTAG
- a CDS encoding sigma-70 family RNA polymerase sigma factor has translation MNKSVPELVESFVKGDELAFAELVKRYQKNIYYLAYRLLGNHLDADDVVQETFVRVYRRQKEIANVNSFTSFLTRIATNYAIDLLRKKRGRGTVSDDLTALPGEMQIDLARRVRTPEELLRDKVVMEEIQKALDRLPPRQRITVVLHDVEGYTKAEVAGILECPEATVRSNLHIARTKLKKILKKRLSAKE, from the coding sequence ATGAATAAGTCTGTACCCGAACTGGTGGAGAGTTTTGTCAAAGGCGACGAGTTGGCCTTTGCGGAACTGGTGAAGCGATACCAGAAGAATATCTACTATCTGGCCTATCGGCTCCTGGGAAACCATCTGGATGCCGACGACGTAGTGCAAGAGACCTTCGTGAGGGTCTACCGTCGCCAGAAAGAGATAGCGAATGTCAACAGCTTCACCTCGTTCTTGACCCGGATCGCGACGAATTACGCGATCGACCTGCTTCGGAAGAAGCGCGGTCGGGGGACGGTGTCGGATGACCTGACAGCGTTGCCGGGTGAGATGCAGATCGATCTGGCGCGCCGGGTCCGGACGCCGGAAGAACTGCTCAGGGACAAGGTGGTAATGGAGGAGATACAGAAGGCACTTGATCGACTCCCCCCGCGCCAACGGATCACCGTGGTGCTGCATGATGTCGAAGGATACACCAAAGCTGAAGTAGCGGGGATTCTCGAGTGTCCAGAGGCGACCGTGCGGTCGAACCTCCATATCGCCAGGACGAAGCTGAAAAAGATCTTGAAGAAACGGCTGAGCGCAAAGGAGTAA
- a CDS encoding zf-HC2 domain-containing protein, with amino-acid sequence MTCHQAVPLLDDYLDGELSPQQVADLERHLADCPACTSELESGKKLRDLLKQTRDASTPPEPGADYWSESEALIYARTVESSRSAELERTTITSITHNRPTGALVRSMMLFAASFVLMIGAIYLGSKRQELSGVTIHSETPVLLAGSINQTFGSDKGLVLTKEEKNSLVRSMFALGAPGPVGRYTTMDDMLGSY; translated from the coding sequence ATGACGTGCCACCAAGCCGTGCCGCTTCTGGATGACTATCTGGATGGGGAGCTTTCTCCGCAACAGGTGGCTGATCTGGAGCGCCATCTGGCAGATTGTCCAGCCTGCACATCCGAACTGGAATCGGGAAAGAAACTTCGCGACCTGCTGAAGCAGACCCGCGATGCATCCACTCCCCCCGAGCCCGGCGCCGACTACTGGAGTGAGTCGGAAGCGCTGATCTATGCCCGGACGGTTGAGTCATCCCGGTCTGCGGAGTTGGAGCGGACGACCATCACCTCAATTACTCACAATCGTCCGACCGGGGCCCTGGTCCGTTCGATGATGCTCTTTGCGGCGTCGTTTGTGCTGATGATCGGGGCGATCTATCTCGGGTCAAAGCGCCAGGAGCTGTCCGGGGTGACGATTCATAGCGAGACTCCGGTATTGCTCGCCGGCTCAATCAACCAGACTTTTGGCTCGGACAAGGGATTAGTCCTGACCAAAGAGGAGAAAAATTCTCTCGTCCGTAGCATGTTTGCCCTTGGAGCGCCGGGCCCTGTCGGCCGATATACTACAATGGACGACATGCTTGGCTCCTATTAG
- a CDS encoding OsmC family protein, whose translation MKRTGSAVWNGGLKDGKGTVSTQSGVLKETQYSFGSRFESGIGTNPEELIGAAHAGCFSMALSGQLGEAGMTAESIRTTATVTLEKTDSGFGITEIHLDLTAKIPGADHAKFMTAANNAKAGCPISKLLNTKITLDAKLEA comes from the coding sequence ATGAAACGAACTGGTTCGGCGGTCTGGAATGGCGGCCTCAAGGATGGAAAAGGGACTGTCTCAACACAAAGCGGCGTCCTCAAAGAAACTCAATACTCATTCGGCTCGCGCTTTGAGTCCGGGATCGGCACTAACCCCGAAGAACTGATTGGCGCGGCGCATGCCGGCTGTTTTTCGATGGCCCTCTCCGGCCAACTGGGCGAGGCCGGTATGACCGCTGAGTCGATCCGGACCACCGCCACTGTCACCCTGGAAAAGACCGATTCCGGTTTTGGCATCACCGAGATTCATCTCGACCTGACCGCCAAGATCCCCGGCGCGGACCATGCGAAATTCATGACGGCGGCGAACAACGCGAAGGCCGGCTGCCCGATCTCGAAGCTGCTGAACACAAAGATCACGCTCGACGCCAAGCTGGAAGCGTAG
- a CDS encoding aromatic amino acid lyase: MAAKEVVINGADLTIDQVHEVSRLGAVVKVAPEAFKAIEASRKVIEKKVAAGLAVYGVTTGIGEFARIQISPEQGMELQKRIVYSHAAAVGKIIPEEDVRAAMLLRVNCLSKGYSGVRPLIVETLVAMLNKGVHPVVYQKGSLGTSGDLSPLSMIAEVVMGEGRAFYKGKMMPGGEAMKAAGIAPVVLSFKEGLGIINGTQAFTGVGVLAIYDAIGRQKRDHCRGHDG; this comes from the coding sequence ATGGCTGCCAAAGAAGTTGTCATAAATGGTGCCGACCTGACGATCGATCAGGTGCACGAAGTTAGCCGTCTCGGTGCGGTCGTTAAAGTCGCCCCCGAAGCGTTCAAAGCGATCGAAGCAAGCCGTAAGGTCATTGAAAAGAAAGTCGCCGCCGGACTGGCCGTCTACGGCGTCACTACCGGTATCGGCGAATTCGCCCGCATTCAGATCTCCCCCGAGCAGGGGATGGAACTGCAGAAGCGCATTGTCTATTCACATGCCGCCGCAGTCGGCAAGATCATTCCGGAAGAAGATGTTCGCGCCGCCATGCTGCTTCGCGTCAACTGCCTTTCCAAAGGGTATTCAGGCGTCCGTCCGTTGATCGTCGAAACACTGGTTGCGATGCTCAACAAGGGCGTACACCCGGTTGTTTATCAGAAAGGTTCGCTTGGTACCTCGGGCGACCTGTCGCCGCTCTCTATGATCGCAGAAGTAGTCATGGGCGAGGGACGGGCATTCTACAAAGGGAAGATGATGCCCGGTGGTGAAGCGATGAAGGCCGCAGGGATCGCCCCGGTCGTGCTCAGCTTCAAAGAAGGTCTCGGTATTATCAATGGTACGCAGGCATTCACCGGAGTCGGCGTGCTGGCTATCTACGATGCCATAGGTCGCCAAAAACGCGATCATTGCCGCGGCCATGACGGTTGA